The Rhinolophus ferrumequinum isolate MPI-CBG mRhiFer1 chromosome 4, mRhiFer1_v1.p, whole genome shotgun sequence genome has a window encoding:
- the HMGB1 gene encoding high mobility group protein B1 has product MGKGDPKKPRGKMSSYAFFVQTCREEHKKKHPDASVNFSEFSKKCSERWKTMSAKEKGKFEDMAKADKARYEREMKTYIPPKGETKKKFKDPNAPKRPPSAFFLFCSEYRPKIKGEHPGLSIGDVAKKLGEMWNNTAADDKQPYEKKAAKLKEKYEKDIAAYRAKGKPDAAKKGVVKAEKSKKKKEEEEDEEDEEDEEEEEDEEDEDEEEDDDDE; this is encoded by the exons atgggCAAAGGAGATCCTAAGAAGCCGAGAGGCAAAATGTCATCATATGCATTCTTTGTGCAAACTTGCCGGGAGGAGCACAAGAAGAAGCACCCAGATGCTTCAGTCAACTTCTCAGAGTTTTCTAAGAAGTGCTCAGAGAGGTGGAAG ACCATGTCtgctaaagaaaagggaaaatttgaagACATGGCAAAGGCTGACAAGGCCCgttatgaaagagaaatgaaaacttatatccctcctaaaggggaaacaaaaaagaagttcAAGGATCCCAATGCACCCAAGAGGCCTCC ttcggcctttttcttgttttgttctgagtATCGCCCAAAAATCAAAGGAGAGCATCCCGGCCTATCCATTGGTGATGTTGCAAAGAAGCTGGGGGAGATGTGGAATAACACGGCTGCAGACGACAAGCAGCCTTATGAGAAGAAGGCAGCTAAGCTGAAGGAAAAATACGAAAAG GATATTGCTGCATACCGAGCTAAAGGAAAGCCTGATGCAGCAAAAAAGGGAGTTGTCAAGgctgaaaagagcaagaaaaagaaggaagaggaggaggacgaggaagatgaagaggatgaggaagaggaggaagatgaagaagatgaagatgaagaagaagatgatgatgatgaataa